From Gemmatimonadales bacterium, a single genomic window includes:
- the rpsD gene encoding 30S ribosomal protein S4, translated as MSRYTGPSCRLCRREGTKLFLKGTRCLTEKCAVERRAYAPGQHGQGTGRGRKPSEYSKQLREKQKVKRMYGLTEGQFRNLFESVTRESGVKGTNLLIALESRLDNIVYRMGFASSRKAARQLVNHGHVEVNGRRVDIASYHVMPGQEVRVAPTSREMVAVKAAQEYASRGAPVSWLSVDGDKAAGRYVERPTREAIPVNAQEQLIVELYSK; from the coding sequence ATGTCGCGATACACTGGACCCAGCTGCCGGCTTTGCCGTCGCGAGGGCACGAAGCTCTTCCTGAAGGGCACCCGCTGTCTCACCGAGAAGTGCGCCGTGGAGCGCCGGGCCTATGCGCCCGGGCAGCACGGGCAGGGCACCGGCCGCGGCCGCAAGCCGTCCGAGTACTCGAAGCAGCTCCGGGAGAAGCAGAAGGTCAAGCGGATGTACGGCCTGACCGAGGGGCAGTTCCGCAACCTGTTCGAGAGCGTCACCCGCGAGTCGGGCGTCAAGGGCACCAACCTGCTCATCGCCCTCGAGTCGCGGCTCGACAACATCGTCTACCGGATGGGCTTCGCGTCGAGCCGCAAGGCGGCGCGCCAGCTCGTCAACCACGGCCACGTCGAAGTCAACGGCCGCCGGGTGGACATCGCGTCGTATCACGTCATGCCCGGACAGGAAGTCCGGGTCGCCCCGACCAGCCGCGAGATGGTGGCGGTCAAGGCGGCGCAGGAATACGCGTCGCGCGGGGCTCCGGTATCCTGGCTCTCCGTCGACGGCGACAAGGCCGCCGGGCGGTACGTTGAGCGTCCCACGCGCGAGGCCATTCCGGTCAACGCGCAGGAACAGCTCATCGTCGAGCTTTACTCGAAGTAA
- the rpsK gene encoding 30S ribosomal protein S11, producing MTAPTTPTKAPGAKRSKKVVESEGIAHISATFNNVLITITDMKGNALAWGTAGKAGFKGSKKSTPFAATVAAEGAGREAMNLGVRRVHVRVQGPGSGRESAIQALASVGLRVVSIRDVTPIPHNGCRPPKKRRV from the coding sequence ATGACTGCACCGACTACTCCCACGAAGGCGCCTGGCGCCAAGCGTTCCAAGAAGGTCGTCGAGTCCGAGGGCATCGCCCACATCTCGGCCACCTTCAACAACGTGCTGATCACCATTACCGACATGAAGGGCAACGCCCTCGCCTGGGGAACGGCGGGCAAGGCGGGGTTCAAGGGCTCCAAGAAGTCCACGCCGTTCGCCGCGACGGTCGCCGCGGAAGGCGCCGGTCGCGAAGCCATGAACCTCGGCGTGCGCCGGGTCCATGTCCGCGTGCAGGGCCCCGGCAGCGGGCGTGAGTCCGCCATCCAGGCGCTCGCGTCGGTCGGCCTCCGGGTCGTGTCCATTCGGGATGTCACCCCGATTCCTCACAACGGGTGCCGTCCCCCGAAGAAGCGGCGGGTCTAA
- a CDS encoding DNA-directed RNA polymerase subunit alpha — MTIDLTGLVRPHLLEMSRREDNPNAAEFRLQPLERGFGYTLGNSLRRMLLSSLRGSAVWGFRLDGVVHEHQTVQGVLEDIHQVVQRLKGLTLVLVPEVDEAVLHIKKNGPGPVYARDIQPHGSVTVINPDHLLFTVQEDREVNAELYVNKGRGYVESELHPFDRSLPVDLVRIDAIYNPVTRANFTVAETRVGQRTDYDRLTVTVETNGTISPEDAVAYAAALAQEHFRYFVDFGKVPVMREPAPVVAELGGGLRDSLSRPIDDLGLSVRSLNSLKNSNIRTLQDLIAYSEEDLLKVKNVGEKAVSEIVELLEKEGLAFGHVLDEVAGVLRAKSADAAAPAPAAAPAPAASNGETA; from the coding sequence ATGACTATCGACCTGACCGGACTTGTCCGCCCGCACCTGCTCGAAATGAGCCGCCGCGAGGACAACCCGAACGCCGCCGAGTTCCGCCTCCAGCCGCTGGAGCGGGGTTTCGGCTACACTCTCGGCAACTCACTGCGCCGCATGCTGCTCTCCTCACTCCGCGGCTCCGCGGTCTGGGGCTTCCGGCTCGACGGCGTCGTGCATGAGCATCAGACCGTCCAGGGCGTCCTCGAGGACATCCACCAGGTGGTGCAGCGCCTCAAGGGGCTGACGCTGGTGCTGGTCCCCGAGGTGGATGAAGCCGTCCTGCACATCAAGAAGAACGGCCCAGGGCCGGTCTACGCCCGCGACATCCAGCCCCACGGCTCGGTCACCGTCATCAATCCCGACCACCTGCTCTTCACCGTGCAGGAAGACCGGGAAGTGAACGCCGAGCTCTATGTCAACAAGGGCCGCGGCTACGTCGAGTCGGAGCTCCACCCCTTCGACCGCTCCCTGCCGGTCGACCTCGTGCGCATCGACGCGATCTACAACCCGGTCACCCGCGCCAATTTCACGGTGGCGGAAACCCGCGTCGGACAGCGGACCGACTATGACCGCCTGACGGTCACCGTCGAGACCAACGGCACCATCTCGCCCGAAGACGCCGTCGCCTACGCCGCGGCGCTGGCGCAGGAGCACTTCCGGTACTTCGTCGATTTCGGCAAGGTGCCGGTCATGCGCGAGCCCGCGCCGGTCGTCGCCGAGCTCGGCGGCGGACTGCGCGACAGCCTTTCGCGGCCCATCGACGACCTCGGCCTCTCGGTCCGGTCGCTGAACTCGCTCAAGAACTCCAATATCCGCACCCTGCAGGACCTGATCGCCTATTCCGAGGAAGACCTGCTCAAGGTCAAGAATGTGGGCGAAAAGGCCGTGTCGGAAATCGTTGAACTGCTGGAGAAGGAAGGCCTGGCCTTCGGGCACGTGCTCGATGAGGTGGCCGGTGTCCTGCGCGCCAAGAGCGCCGACGCCGCCGCACCTGCCCCCGCCGCCGCGC